In the Natrinema amylolyticum genome, CGAATGGGTCGAGAGCGGCTCGCTCGAGACGACGCGGGTGTCCGAGGGATAGGCGGTGGTCGTCGGTAGTGGTGTGGTGACCCGTATCACAACGTTTTTAGCCGACTCGCGAGTGCTACCGAGTATGGCACTCGAATCCCGCGTCCGTGCCGGTGTCGACAGCCGACCACAGCGCCAGCGATCGGGATTCGGCTTCTTCTTCGCCCGGTGAATCCGGGCCGGTGGAGCCGAGAGCGACCGGATCGGTCGCTCGCGGCGAAACCGTCCGCGGCAGTATCGTCCGCTCGAGCACCGTCCGCGTTCGGTTCGCGGACATCGCGACGTCCGTCACGGACTCGAGCATCGATACCGAACTGAGTCGGAACCGCTAACTGACCGACCCACAGCAATGCAAGTAAGCGAATGCAACTTCCAGCACAACAGGTCGCGGTCCTAGAGGCCGCGAACGCGGACGAGGCAACGTCCGTCGACGCCCTCGCCGCGGCGACCGACCTCCCGCCCGAAACCGTCACCGGGGCCGTCTTCGAACTCGAGGACGAAGGGCTGGTCGCCGTCAGCGAGCGCGTCGACGAAACGGTCGCCCTGACCGACGAGGGGCGCGACTACGTCGACGACGGACTGCCCGAGGTCCGGCTCTACGAGGCCGCCCTCGAGGCCGGTGCCGACGCAGACCCCGTCTCGATGGGGCAGGTCATCGGCGCGTCGGGACTCGAGGGCAGCGCGGTCGACATCGCGCTCTCGAACTACGCGCGCAAGGGGTACGGCGCGATCGACAGCGGCGAGATCACGGCCGACCCCGACGCGGACCCGGACGCCGATGCGGAGGCGAACGCGCTCGAGGCACTGGCCGACGTCGACGACGCCCCGGTCGACAGCGTCGACGTCGATTCGGAGACGCTCGAGTCCCTCGAGCGGCGCGGACTGCTCGACCGACGCGAGTCGACGGTCCGCGAAGTGACGCTGACCGAGCGCGCCGTCACGGAGCTGATGGCGGGCATCGAGACTGCCGAGACGGTCGGCCAGGTCACCCCCGAACTGCTCACGAGCGGCGAGTGGGAGGACGTCGAGTTCTCCGAGTACAACGTCGAGGCCGACGCCGAGCGGTTCGACGGCGGCAAGGTCCACATCCTGCGCCAGACCGCCGAGCGCGTCAAGGACACCCTCGTCGGGATGGGCTTCCAGGAGATGGACGGCCCGCACGTCGACGCGGACTTCTGGATCAACGACTGCCTGTTCATGCCCCAGGACCATCCCGCGCGCACGCACTGGGACCGGTTCGCCCTGGAGCAGCCGACCCACATCGACGAACTCCCCGAGGACCTCGTCGACCGCGTCGAGCGCGCTCACCGGGAAGGCGTCGGTCCGGACGGCGAGGGCTACCACTCGCCGTGGGACGAGGACTTCGCGCGGGCGCTCGCGCTGCGCGGGCACACCACCTCACTGTCGACGCGCTACCTCTCGGGCGAGGAGGTCGGCGACCTCGAGCCGCCACAGCGGTACTTCAGCGTCGAGAAGGTCTACCGAAACGACACGCTCGACCCGACCCACCTGCTCGAGTTCTTCCAGATCGAGGGCTGGGTGATGGCCGAGGACCTCTCCGTTCGCGACCTCATGGGGACCTTCGAGGAGTTCTACTCCCAATTCGGGATCGAGGACATCCAGTTCAAGCCCCACTACAACCCCTACACGGAGCCCAGCTTCGAGCTGTTCGGCACGCATCCGACGACCGGCGAACTCGTCGAAATCGGCAACTCGGGGATCTTCCGCGAGGAGATGCTCGAGCCCCTCGGCGTGGAGTGCGACGTGATGGCCTGGGGGCTGGCCTTAGAGCGACTGCTCATGCTGATGTACGGCTTCGAGGACATTCGAGACATCCACGGGACGCTGTGTGACCTCGAACTGCTGCGAGAGACGGAGGTGACCTACTGATGCCCACGGTCGATATCGACCCCGACGAACTGCGCGACCTGACCGGTCACGACGAGAAGAGCGACGAAGAGCTACAGGAGGACCTGTTCGGGCTCGGCCTCGAGTTCGAGGGCCGCACCGAGGACGGAGCGTTCGAACTCGAGTTCGCACCGGACCGGCTCGACCGGC is a window encoding:
- a CDS encoding phenylalanine--tRNA ligase subunit alpha, with translation MQLPAQQVAVLEAANADEATSVDALAAATDLPPETVTGAVFELEDEGLVAVSERVDETVALTDEGRDYVDDGLPEVRLYEAALEAGADADPVSMGQVIGASGLEGSAVDIALSNYARKGYGAIDSGEITADPDADPDADAEANALEALADVDDAPVDSVDVDSETLESLERRGLLDRRESTVREVTLTERAVTELMAGIETAETVGQVTPELLTSGEWEDVEFSEYNVEADAERFDGGKVHILRQTAERVKDTLVGMGFQEMDGPHVDADFWINDCLFMPQDHPARTHWDRFALEQPTHIDELPEDLVDRVERAHREGVGPDGEGYHSPWDEDFARALALRGHTTSLSTRYLSGEEVGDLEPPQRYFSVEKVYRNDTLDPTHLLEFFQIEGWVMAEDLSVRDLMGTFEEFYSQFGIEDIQFKPHYNPYTEPSFELFGTHPTTGELVEIGNSGIFREEMLEPLGVECDVMAWGLALERLLMLMYGFEDIRDIHGTLCDLELLRETEVTY